GGTCTCATTCTCGATATTTTTGCGCAACGTGCCCGTACCTTTGAAGGTAAATTACAGGTCGAGTTAGCGCAATTACAGCATTTATCTACCCGATTAATCCGTGGCTGGACTCACTTGGAGCGTCAAAAAGGTGGTATTGGCTTACGTGGTCCTGGTGAAACCCAGTTGGAAACCGACCGGCGTTTATTACGTGAGCGGATAAAATACATTAACAAACGCTTAGAAAAAGTACGCTGTAGCCGGGATCAAAACCGGCAGGCTCGCCGTAAAGCCTCCATGCCAACAGTCTCTTTGGTAGGTTATACCAATGCGGGTAAATCAACTTTATTTAATGCGTTGACCGGGGAAAGTATTTATGTTGCTGATCAATTATTTGCGACACTAGACCCGACTATGCGGCAATTAAGTTTACCCGGCTCCTCTTCGGTTATTTTGACGGATACGGTAGGTTTTATTCGAGATTTACCGCACCATTTAGTTGAGGCCTTTCGTGCTACGTTGGAAGAAACTCAACAAGCGGATTTATTACTGCACGTTATTGATATTTCCGACCCTCATTGGCGTGATACCGTGTCTTCCGTGCAACAAGTTTTGGATGAGTTGGGGGTATTAGATGTTCCGGTTATTCATGTGTTCAATAAAATAGATTTAAAAGAAGATTGGGTGCCGAAGATTGATAATAACCAGGAATGGTGTAAGGTCTGGATTTCTGCAGCAGCTAATCAAGGCTTGGATTTATTAAAAGAAGCCATTAGTACCCAGTTGCATGGTGCCATATTGATCGAAGATGTT
Above is a genomic segment from Legionella lytica containing:
- the hflX gene encoding ribosome rescue GTPase HflX; this encodes MFERPQGGERAILVQLALPGVDAEKALEEFEELACSAQAEILDCVLGTRATPEAKYYIGKGKAEELAQLVKALDAELVLVNHELSPSQERNLERLLECRVVDRSGLILDIFAQRARTFEGKLQVELAQLQHLSTRLIRGWTHLERQKGGIGLRGPGETQLETDRRLLRERIKYINKRLEKVRCSRDQNRQARRKASMPTVSLVGYTNAGKSTLFNALTGESIYVADQLFATLDPTMRQLSLPGSSSVILTDTVGFIRDLPHHLVEAFRATLEETQQADLLLHVIDISDPHWRDTVSSVQQVLDELGVLDVPVIHVFNKIDLKEDWVPKIDNNQEWCKVWISAAANQGLDLLKEAISTQLHGAILIEDVLLKPTQAKLRAQLYELGAILNESISEEGNWLLKIRITQAQKQRLFLRESSCNERP